A window from Manis javanica isolate MJ-LG chromosome 10, MJ_LKY, whole genome shotgun sequence encodes these proteins:
- the BIK gene encoding bcl-2-interacting killer has translation MRLQAPEAAAVATAAAREEMSQAGAFSSDLLLDTFLREHGPEALEVPGVTELTEDEDPGSSLYSDNRDDVAMRLAFIGDEMEVRWMLPHIAELPRMAMYSLAFPYNQAGLRAVLRSLTDGLTNLRENISFWSLLTLRDWVPPPRGRELVLSALLVLALLLGWGLRLLQ, from the exons AGAAGAAATGTCTCAAGCAGGAGCCTTTTCCAGCGACCTCCTTTTGGACACTTTCCTGCGTGAGCATGGCCCCGAAGCTCTGGAGGTCCCTGGCGTGACCGAGCTCACGGAGGATGAGGATCCCGGGTCCTCCCTGTACAG TGACAACCGTGATGACGTGGCCATGCGGCTGGCCTTCATTGGGGACGAGATGGAAGTGAGATGGATGCTGCCCCACATTGCTGAGCTGCCACGGATGGCCATGTACAG TTTGGCTTTCCCCTACAACCAGGCAGGCCTGAGGGCTGTTCTCAGAAGTTTGACGGATGGTCTCACTAACCTCAGGGAGAACATAAGCTTCTGGAGCCTACTGACCCTCAGGGACTGG GTGCCGCCCCCCCGAGGGCGCGAGTTGGTGCTGTCCGCACTGCTGGTGCTGGCgctgctgctgggctggggaCTCCGCCTCCTGCAGTGA
- the MCAT gene encoding malonyl-CoA-acyl carrier protein transacylase, mitochondrial: MSVRLLQAARTWGWGAGGAGAPRGASNFPLPPPGAVDVAELLRDATTAEEGAREEAAARRLPGQCSVLLFPGQGSQVVGMGRGMLRYPRVRELYSAARHVLGYDLLELSLHGPQEALDRTAHCQPAVFVASLAAVEKLHHLQPAVIENCVAAAGFSVGEFAALVFAGAMEFSEGLYAVKIRAEAMQEASEAVPSGMLSVLGQRQSKFSFACSEAQEHCKTLGIENPVCEVSNYLFPDCRVISGHLEALQFLQKNSSKYYFKRTKILPVSGGFHTRLMESALEPLAQVLKAINVKEPLLSVHSNVNGNRYMHPKHIQKLLVQQLVSPVKWEQTMHAIYERKKGTPFPRTFEVGPGKQLGTILRSCNLQAWKSYSHVDVLEADEDLDQGL; encoded by the exons ATGAGCGTCCGGCTCCTACAGGCTGCGCGGACTTGGGGCTGGGGCGCGGGGGGCGCGGGGGCCCCCCGCGGGGCCTCGAACTTCCCGCTGCCTCCGCCGGGCGCGGTGGACGTGGCTGAGCTGCTGCGAGATGCGACCACAGcggaggaaggggccagggaggaggcggcggcgcgGCGGCTGCCGGGCCAATGCTCGGTCCTGCTCTTCCCCGGCCAGGGCAGCCAGGTGGTGGGCATGGGCCGCGGTATGCTCCGCTACCCGCGCGTCCGCGAACTGTACTCCGCCGCCCGCCACGTGCTGGGCTACGACCTGCTGGAGCTGAGCCTGCACGGGCCGCAGGAGGCCCTGGACCGCACCGCGCACTGCCAGCCCGCTGTCTTCGTGGCTTCGCTGGCCGCCGTCGAGAAACTGCATCACCTTCAGCCCGCG GTTATTGAGAACTGTGTTGCTGCTGCTGGATTCAGTGTGGGAGAATTTGCAGCCCTGGTGTTTGCTGGAGCCATGGAGTTTTCTGAAG GTTTGTACGCGGTGAAAATCCGAGCTGAAGCCATGCAGGAAGCTTCGGAAGCTGTCCCCAGTGGGATGTTGTCTGTCCTTGGCCAGCGTCAGTCCAAGTTCAGCTTCGCCTGTTCGGAAGCCCAGGAGCACTGCAAGACTCTGGGCATCGAGAACCCTGTGTGTGAGGTGTCCAACTACCTCTTCCCTGATTGCAGAGTGATCTCAGGACACCTAGAG gcTCTGCAGTTTCTCCAGAAGAATTCCTCTAAGTATTACTTTAAACGCACCAAGATATTGCCAGTTAGCGGCGGGTTCCATACCCGCCTCATGGAGTCAGCCTTGGAGCCCCTGGCGCAAGTTTTAAAGGCAATTAATGTCAAGGAGCCTCTGCTTTCTGTCCACTCAAACGTCAACGGGAATAGATACATGCATCCAAAGCACATCCAGAAACTGCTGGTCCAGCAGCTGGTTTCCCCGGTGAAGTGGGAGCAGACCATGCACGCCATCTACGAGAGGAAGAAGGGCACCCCGTTCCCCAGAACCTTTGAAGTCGGGCCTGGGAAGCAGCTGGGCACCATCCTGAGGAGCTGTAACCTGCAGGCCTGGAAGTCTTACAGTCACGTGGATGTGCTGGAGGCTGATGAGGACCTGGACCAGGGCCTGTAG